In Aspergillus fumigatus Af293 chromosome 2, whole genome shotgun sequence, a genomic segment contains:
- a CDS encoding sugar O-acetyltransferase produces MTFTGILSEKERMLRGELYYAFTPELIALRTRCKLACQRFNNAGEVSRRRHIELWKDIVDDKTPLPPPKKDPAEDDALLSREPWIEAPIRIDYGFNVRLGEGVFINFNCVIIDTCLVTIGARTMLGPNVSLYSGTHPLDPAVRNGTEGPELGKEIHIGEDCWLAGNVIVLPGVTIGKGVTIGAGSVVTKDVPAFHLAAGNPAKIIRKIETSMTE; encoded by the exons ATGACTTTCACCGGAATTCTGTCCGAGAAAGAGAGGATGCTCCGAGGGGAGCTCTACTATGCCTTCACACCAGAACTGATAGCTCTTCGGACTCGCTGTAAACTTGCCTGTCAGCGATTCAACAATGCCGGTGAAGTATCTCGCCGGCGACATATCGAGCTTTGGAAAGA CATTGTTGATGACAAgactcctcttccacctccaaaaAAGGACCCCGCCGAAGACGATGCTCTTCTATCACGGGAGCCGTGGATCGAGGCACCGATCCGGATCGACTACGGGTTCAACGTGCGGCTAGGAGAAGGGGTGTTCATCAACTTCAACTGTGTCATCATCGATACTTGCCTTGTCACTATTGGGGCACGAACGATGCTAGGTCCAAACGTCAGTCTATATAGCGGAACTCATCCGCTGGACCCCGCTGTGCGCAATGGAACTGAGGGTCCGGAGCTGGGAAAAGAGATCCATATCGGCGAGGATTGCTGGTTGGCCGGCAACGTGATCGTCCTCCCAGGGGTTACAATTGGGAAGGGAGTGACAATCGGGGCGGGGAGCGTAGTGACTAAG GATGTTCCTGCTTTCCatcttgctgctgggaatCCAGCTAAGATAATTCGGAAGATTGAGACATCGATGACCGAGTAA
- a CDS encoding protein-S-isoprenylcysteine carboxyl O-methyltransferase, giving the protein MTKQTSSQDESVSSGNRPDPSSITSSPGWRPARPAPPRSRSPPPLDPSNYPNGEKSLAGISLRAFLLGTTLGISTSITLYLLLISPHPLWRVPFFVSSLALFHFLEYWVTAQYNTRYASISAYLLSSNGWAYNAAHSSAVAECLLSHTFGPRDGYTSLTASVNGIKWQVVLGVALMVCGQTIRTLAMKQAGTNFNHTVQVERQEGHTLVRHGVYAVLRHPSYFGFFWWGMGTQLVLGNVVCFIGYAAVLWNFFYNRIKREEKFLVCFFGDEYVEYKKKTWVGIPGIF; this is encoded by the exons ATGACCAAACAGACTTCATCCCAAGACGAAAGCGTCTCCTCCGGCAACCGGCCCGACcccagcagcatcaccagCTCACCAGGTTGGCGACCCGCGCGACCTGCGCCGCCACGATCCCGATCCCCTCCCCCCCTCGACCCATCCAACTATCCCAACGGCGAAAAGTCCCTCGCCGGCATATCGCTACGCGCTTTCCTTCTAGGCACAACGCTCGGTATCTCAACCAGCATCACGCtctacctcctcctcatctcccCGCACCCATTGTGGCGCGTtcccttcttcgtctcctcgctcgccctcttccacttcctcGAATACTGGGTCACAGCGCAGTACAACACCCGTTACGCCTCTATCTCAGCGTACCTCCTCTCCTCGAACGGCTGGGCCTACAACGCCGCGCACAGCTCTGCCGTCGCCGAGTGTCTGCTCTCGCACACCTTCGGCCCGCGCGATGGATACACTTCGTTGACCGCGTCCGTCAACGGGATCAAGTGGCAGGTCGTTCTGGGAGTCGCGCTGATGGTGTGTGGGCAGACGATTCGCACGCTGGCGATGAAGCAGGCGGGGACGAATTTCAATCATACGGTGCAAGTCGAGCGGCAGGAGGGCCATACCCTTGTGCGGCACGGGGTGTATGCGGTGCTGCGGCACCCCAGCTACTTTGGGTTCTTCTGGTGGGGTATGGGGACACAGCTGGTGCTGGGGAATGTGGTTTGCTTCATTGGGTATGCGGCCGTGTTGTGGAACTTCTTTTACAATCGGATCAAGC GGGAGGAAAAATTCTTGGTATGTTTCTTTGGAGACGAATACGTCGAGTATAAGAAGAAGACTTGGGTTGGCATTCCTGGGATCTTTTAA